One genomic window of Tolypothrix sp. NIES-4075 includes the following:
- a CDS encoding PIN domain-containing protein: MNVYVETNFVLELVFQQEQLVSCEQILQLSEAGRIKLAIPAYSLAEPHEKLSRQAKSRREIQQVLDTELRQLARTASYTTRINSIQDIANLLVQSNKDESQRFVQYRDRLLKNTEIIPLTADILTKAAIYEDPYDLKPQDALVYASVISHLRQDQPTVACFLNRNSILF; this comes from the coding sequence GTGAACGTTTACGTTGAAACCAACTTTGTTTTGGAACTCGTTTTTCAGCAAGAGCAGCTTGTCAGTTGTGAGCAAATTCTGCAACTAAGTGAAGCTGGACGTATTAAGCTGGCTATACCAGCATACAGTCTAGCTGAACCACACGAGAAATTGAGTCGTCAAGCAAAGAGTCGTAGAGAGATCCAGCAAGTACTCGACACTGAGTTACGGCAGCTTGCACGCACTGCATCTTACACAACTCGCATCAATAGCATTCAAGATATTGCAAATCTGCTGGTTCAGAGCAACAAGGATGAAAGTCAACGCTTTGTGCAGTATAGAGATCGACTTTTGAAGAATACGGAAATAATTCCACTAACTGCTGATATTCTTACTAAAGCAGCAATATACGAAGATCCTTACGATTTGAAACCACAAGATGCTCTTGTTTATGCATCAGTCATTTCCCATCTTCGTCAGGATCAACCAACAGTTGCGTGTTTCCTCAATCGAAACTCGATCTTATTTTGA